A single region of the Gorilla gorilla gorilla isolate KB3781 chromosome 1, NHGRI_mGorGor1-v2.1_pri, whole genome shotgun sequence genome encodes:
- the LOC101132842 gene encoding LOW QUALITY PROTEIN: WAS/WASL-interacting protein family member 1-like (The sequence of the model RefSeq protein was modified relative to this genomic sequence to represent the inferred CDS: inserted 1 base in 1 codon) produces the protein MRVQGSGEEGVAARLLRFPGSTADPSRLSGGGQRVSGLAEMRERRRERWRAKGGKLRGGGSRNRDWDRLPSAKRTQNGGGSGGGGGGSSRVAAVAAAAPPEGGSEGRLAPPXTSHSSLLAFFPTVPRSARLRPRSAHARPHAYECLRARRWLLPPTTTFGRPARQPARTRSPTGTPSSSPSLPLRPCQAGAGAGPHAYLQRRKPKPPPPPPPPPLLSSPPFPAPTATNRRHGRRRRRQPPPPPSTPRACASHNPPRGTVPFLSAAGAGEEGTGRAGRGLPFDWNCQNGGPNPTTTYLPGLLAAALRLASPCSSSSAGSRRADRGLPSAPLPTGGWRPRRLRVESFPAG, from the exons ATGAGAGTGCAGGGAAGTGGGGAAGAGGGGGTGGCCGCCAGGCTCCTCCGCTTCCCTGGGTCCACGGCGGATCCCTCCCGCTTGTCAGGAGGCGGCCAGCGGGTAAGCGGACTGGCGGAAATGcgagagaggagaagggaaaggtgGAGGGCTAAAGGGGGCAAACTGAGGGGAGGCGGGTCCCGCAACCGAGACTGGGATCGTCTCCCCTCCGCAAAGCGAACCCAAAATGGCGGcgggagcggcggcggcggcggcggcagcagcagagtggcggcggtggcggcggcagcTCCTCCAGAGGGAGGGAGCGAAGGGCGCCTAGCGCCCC CAACCTCCCACTCCTCCCTCCTCGCGTTCTTCCCCACCGTCCCCCGCTCCGCCCGACTCCGTCCGCGTAGCGCGCACGCCCGCCCGCACGCGTACGAGTGTCTACGGGCTCGTCGCTGGCTGCTCCCACCAACCACCACCTTCGGCCGCCCCGCGCGCCAGCCAGCCCGTACGCGCTCACCCACAGGAACCCCCTCGTCCAGTCCCTCACTCCCCCTCAGGCCCTGTCAAGCCGGCGCCGGCGCAGGCCCTCACGCGTACCTTCAACGGCGCAAGCccaagcctcctcctcctcctcctccacctcctcttctctcctccccccCCTTCCCCGCCCCCACGGCCACCAACCGCCGCcacggccgccgccgccgccgccagcccCCCCCACCACCCTCCACCCCTCGCGCGTGCGCCTCCCACAATCCCCCCCGCGGGACTGTTCCATTCCTGTCGGCTGCAGGGGCAGGAGAGGAAGGGACGGGCCGAGCGGGTCGGGGCTTGCCGTTTGACTGGAATTGCCAGAATGGCGGACCGAACCCCACGACAACCTACCTCCCTGGGCTCCTCGCCGCGGCGCTGCGGCTCGCCtccccctgctcctcctcctccgccgGATCGCGGCGAGCGGATCGAGGACTGCCTAGCGCCCCTCTGCCCACCGGTGGTTGGAGGCCGCGGCGGCTGCGCGTTGAGTCGTTTCCTGCCGGTTGA